The sequence CCGAGGAAGCCGCAGCGGAAACCGAAGCCGAGCGCCTGCGAAACTTCCGGCTCGTATTGCAGCGAAGCGTCGTTCAGCTTCAGTTTTTCGAGCGATTCGCGAAGCGCGTCGTACTGGTTCGCTTCAACCGGATACAGACCGGCGAACACCTGCGGCTTCACTTCCTTGAAACCGGGCAGCGGCTCGGAAGCCGGCTTGTTCGCGAGCGTGACCGTATCGCCGACCTTCGCCGCCGTCAGTTCCTTGATGCCCGCGATGATGAAGCCCACCTGCCCCGCCGACAGGGTTTCGAGATCCTTCGACTTCGGCGTAAACACGCCGATATGCTCGACCGGGTATTGCGCGCCGGTCGCCATCATCTTGATCTTGTCCTTCGGACGCAGCGTGCCGTTGACGATGCGCACGAGCATCACAACGCCGACGTAGTTGTCGAACCACGAATCGATGATGAGCGCCTGCAGCGGCGCCTCGGGATCGCCCTTCGGCGGCGGCACCTTCGCGATCAGCGCCTCGAGCACGTCTTCGACGCCCTGCCCCGTCTTCGCGCTGCAACGCGTGGCGTCGGACGCGTCGATGCCGATCACGTCCTCGATTTCCTCAATCGCGTTTTCCGGATTGGCGGCGGGCAGGTCGATCTTGTTCAGAACCGGGACCACTTCGACGCCCAGTTCAATGGCCGTATAGCAGTTCGCGACGGTCTGCGCCTCGACCCCCTGGCTCGCATCGACAACCAGCAGCGCGCCTTCGCACGCCGACAACGAGCGACTGACTTCGTACGAGAAATCGACGTGCCCCGGCGTGTCGATCAGGTTCAGGTTATAAACCTTGCCATCGCGCGCGCGGTAGGACAGCGCCGCGGTCTGCGCCTTGATCGTGATGCCGCGCTCGCGCTCGAGGTCCATCGAGTCGAGCACTTGCGATTCCATTTCGCGGTCGGACAATCCGCCGCAAATCTGGATGATGCGATCGGCGAGCGTCGACTTACCATGGTCGATGTGCGCAATGATCGAAAAGTTACGAATATGATCCATTCAGTGCCGATCAAGCGAAAAAGGCGCGCTCGGACGACTGCGGAGCACGCCTTGTAAGTAAATGAAAAACTTGTCTATTTTAGCCGAAAAGGCTTTCCCAGGGCGGATTTTGCCGGTCTCGACGCCGCGCGCCTGGCGCTGCTGGGCAAAGCGCCGCCCGGTAACCGGCAGGTAAATCGCGCCACGGGCATTCCCGCCTCGAACAGCGAACGACAATAAGCGAGAGGTCAAATCCGCGCGGCCCGAATCGCAAGCGCGGCACGCACGCGCGCCGCATCGAGCCGGTAGTGGCACAACTCGACGCCTTCGCACACCAGCACCGGCACCAGCTCGTTATAAAGCGCCTCGAGCACCGGGTCGGTATCGACGTCGACCAGGGTGACCTGCGCGCCGAACTCCGCCAAGAGCGGCTCGAGTTCGGCACGCATGTCGTCGCACAGATGACACCACGCGCGCCCGTACAACGTCAGCCGTGGCGCGCGCGATGCATCCATTATTTCTGCGCCGGGGTCCGAGGCCGGATCGGCACGAACTGCGTGTTGTCGCCGCGTCGCACGAGCACCGCGACCATCTTTTGCGGATCCAGACGCGCGGTGACATCGTCGAATTGCTTCGCGCTCGAGATGTCGGTATCGCCGACGCGCAGGATGATGTCGCCTTTCTGCAGACCGACGCGCGCTGCGGGCCCGTCCACGACGTCGACTTGCACGCCGCCGTTGCGCAGCTTCAGTGCCTTCTGCTGATCGGCCGGGATGTCGACCACGGCGATGCCGAGCACGTTGCTTGCGCGCTCCTTCGGCGACGGCGACTTCTTGCCCTGGTCTGCCTTCGCGGTCTTATCGCTCTGCATCTCGACGACCGTGATCGGCAGATCGCGCACCTGCCCCTTGCGCCAAACCGTGATCGTCGCCTTCGTGCCGGGCTTCGTGTCGCCGACCATGCGCGGCAGGTCGGTCGCCGTATCGACCGGCTGCCCGTTGAACTTGAGGATGATGTCGCCCGGCTGCACGCCTGCCTTGTCCGCCGGACCGCCCGGCTCGACGCTGGAGACGAGCGCGCCTTGCGACTTCGGCAATCCGAGCGAATCGGCCACATCCTTCGTGACTTCGCCAATCGCGACCGCGATCCGCCCGCGCGTCACCTTGCCGGTAGCTTTCAACTGATCGGCGACGCGCATCGCTTCGTCGATCGGAATCGCGAACGAAATGCCCATGAAGCCGCCGGTACGGCTATAGATCTGCGAGTTGATGCCGATCACTTCGCCCTGCATGTTGATCAGCGGGCCGCCCGAGTTGCCGGGGTTCACAGCGACGTCGGTCTGGATGAACGGCAGGTAGTCGCCGGTGTCGCGGCCCTTGGCGCTGACGATGCCCGCCGTGACCGTGTTGTCGAGCCCGAACGGCGAGCCGATCGCGACGACCCACTCGCCGACTCGGACCTTGTTCGAATCGCCGATCGTGACGGTCGGCAGGTTGTTGGCGGTGATCTTGACGACCGCGACGTCCGTCCGGTCGTCGACGCCGATCAGCTTTGCCTTGAATTCGCGCTTGTCGGTCAGCGTGACGTAGATGTTGTCGGCATCGTCGATCACGTGGGCGTTCGTCATCACGTAGCCGTCGGCCGACAGGATGAAACCCGACCCGACGCCGCTGTTTTGCTCGGCATCGGCGTTGTCCGGCGAATCCGAACCGCCGCTGCCGCCGCCGTTGTCGCTGTTCCCGCCGCCACCGCCGCCGTTGCCGCCCCGGGGCGTGCCTGGCTGCGGCAACGGAATGCCGAAGAAGCGGCGGAAGAACTCCGACATGTCACCTTCGTCCATGCCCGGCGGCAGCGCGCGGGAGCTGTTGTTGTCGCTCGTGACGCGCGTGGTCGTGCGGATGTTGACGACGGCTGGCCCTACCTTGTCGACGAGATCGGTGAAATCGGGCAGATTGGCTGCCGGCATCGCCGACGCCGAATGGGGCACGAGCGGCAGACAGACTGCCACGGCCGCGGCCGCGAGAAATTTGCGCACCGAGAGATTCGTCATAGGGAGGGAAACCGAAGAATTACTTGGGAGCCTTGTATTCTATGGCAGACGCAAACTGCTGCAAGGTTGTTTGCGGAACTTCGCCAAGCAACGTGATCCAGTAGTCGCCGTACCGCTTGACCAGGACATGTGTCGCCCCGCTGCTGCCCGTCCCTTCTTTACGTGAGTTCTTTTCGGCCGGCTCGATGAAGATGGAGATGGCCGAGAGGCCGTCCGAGAACACGGCCTGATCGACCGGAATCGGCGGATCGCCGGCGTCGCGCGCGGCCATCGGCCTGCGCAATTCGCGAATCTTTTTGAAACCTGCCACGGGCGGCGTCATTTGCCAGCCTTGCGCTTCCATGTCGACCGGTTCGACCGGCGGCCGCACGAGGGTCCAGCCCGTCGTATTGCGGATGCCGGCGGCGATCGATGCCTTCTCGGCCGGCCCGCCGATGCGCAGTTGCGTAAACGAGATCTGCTCCAGCACCTGCCCGCTCGAATCGAGCGTTTGCGCGCGCAGCAGCAGGCCCGTCTTGGCGTCCGCCCAGAGTTTGTAGGCGAAGCGATAGCTATCCTTGGGATCGAGTTCCATGACCGTGGCGTCGATGCCCGCCACGCGGTCAGGGCCGAGCACCTTCGGATCGTAGACGGTCAGGACCTGGTCGGCGTTCGTGCCGAGCAGCGCGGGAAACGAATCCTTGTTCTGGCGCTTCTCGATCACGCACAGACGCCGCTCCGGAACGAAGGTGTAAAGCTCGTCGTTATGGCGCAGCAGCTTACGCGGCTTGCCGTCGAGGCTTTCGAGCTGCTCGAACTCGCCGTCGCTGCGCGTTGCGTAATGCGAGATGCGCGACGATTGCACGAACGTGCCGCGCTGATAGACGAAGGTGCCTTCGTAATTTTCCTGCTGCGCAGCCTGATGGATTCGATCAAGCCACTCTGCGGCTCCCTTGCGGGCGACCGCCGAATCGCTGGCTTGCGCGAATACCCGCGGCGTGACGGACAACAATGCGGCGGCACAGAACAGAAATACCGGCAGCCGCCCCCAAACAGTGGTCTTGTTCAACCGCAGGTTCCGCATCAGTCTATTGGCCTTGCGTAGTAACGGCAGCGGCGCGGATCAGCGGCATCGAGCCCGGCACCACAGGCTGTTGAGCAAACTGCTGATGCGCTTCGAGGTATTGATCGAGGCTTGCGTCGCGGATGATGTTCATGTCTTGCGCGGGACGCGTCGCGCCCGTCGGCACGGACGCCATCGCAACTCTCTGCACGCCATCCGACCCGGCCGACGCCATCTGCACGCCGCCCGTCGTACCGTCGACACGCTGCAGTTGCGGCACGACGATCCAGGTCAGCGTTGCAGCTGCGGCGGCAACGGCGAACACCGGAACGACGCGGCGGCGCAGCGCCGATAGCGGCTTCTTCGAAGCCGGCAGCGCCGCAGGCGCGAGCACATGCGGCTCGGCTTCCAGGCGAGCGGCGAAGCCCGCGAGAAACGCGCTGCTCGTTGCCGGGCTCACCGCCAGGTCATCGGAACGCAGCGCGTCGCCGATCAGGTGGTAGCTCGACCACGCAGTGCGATCTTCGCCGTTCAATTCGGAGAAGTGACTGCCAAAACCCTCGACTTCGCCCAGCGACTCACCGTCGACAAAAGCGGATAAGTCGTAGCGCGCCAGCGACTCACCGCCAATCGCATGATGCTCGCCCGATTCTTCCGACACCCCGTAGTGACACCACCTAACCCAGTTCCTTGCGCCACGCCAGCCCAGCCGAGTGACCACTGCTACCAGTTCGCCGCGGCCCAGCAAGGCACGGTAAGGCCACAATGGCTTCGCGAGCACGAAAAATACGAGACCTGACGGTGCCGATCGGGCACCCCATCATTTCCGCGATTTCCTCGTAGCTCAGACCTTCAATTTCACGAAGAGTAATGGCGGTGCGCAACTCTTCCGGTAAAACCGCCATCGCAGCATTGACCGTCTCTGCGATCTGCTTGCTCATCAACATCGACTCGGGCGTGTTGATATCCCTTAGTTGGTCGGCATCCGAAGTCAGCGCCTTGCATCAGCTTAGTCGTCGCCGATCCCGCCGACCCTCATCGCGAAGTAATTCTTGGCGGTGTTGACCGCAATTCGGTACAACCACGTATAGAACGTTGACCGCGCGGTACAACCACGTATAGCGCGCGACTCGCCGCGAAATTGTCCGGCGCCCGCGTGCCTCGACCTCGGCGGGGTCCCGCACGAGACGCGAGATCAGCCGAATGATCTTGCGGTGGTATTTGGTGACCAGCAGTTCGAACGCTGCCTTGTCGCCCTTCTGGACGCGTTCGACCAAGACCTGATCAATTTCTTTTTCGCTCACCTGATAAATCCGTTCACTGAGAAGTGCCCCGCGGAGCGCTATTGTAGCGTCCCCGTCATCGCCGGACGTTACGCGAGTAACAGCCGTTACAGTCGTTACAGCTCAGCGCGCCCCGTGGCGGGCCCTCACGGCCAGCTCGCGGAAAGAATCGGGAGACAGCGAATCGGCCGGAATCAGAAGCGGGCCGACCCGCCCTTTTCCGTCTCGGGCGGCAACGGCCAGCACCAGGAGGAGACCGGTCCACTGCGAAAAGCCAACGATACGACCGGCAAGCATCACTGCGCCGGCACGGCTCAAGGCCACGATGCCATCCGGCCCGATTTTAAGCGCAGCAGGCCGCCGCCGCTCATGAGCAAGCATGCCCAGCATCAATATCGAGAGAGTGGCCGCGGCGAACCAGACCGCTTGCGCGATGCCGAAGCGAGGCGCGACAACGGTATAGACAGCGCAGGAGGCGATCAGTGCGAACACCGCCATCGCCCCAAGCAGCGCGGCGGAGCGCCGCAGCACGATAGGCTGCGGCGCTCCGCTCGAGGAC comes from Trinickia violacea and encodes:
- a CDS encoding glutaredoxin family protein, whose amino-acid sequence is MDASRAPRLTLYGRAWCHLCDDMRAELEPLLAEFGAQVTLVDVDTDPVLEALYNELVPVLVCEGVELCHYRLDAARVRAALAIRAARI
- a CDS encoding MucB/RseB C-terminal domain-containing protein — protein: MRNLRLNKTTVWGRLPVFLFCAAALLSVTPRVFAQASDSAVARKGAAEWLDRIHQAAQQENYEGTFVYQRGTFVQSSRISHYATRSDGEFEQLESLDGKPRKLLRHNDELYTFVPERRLCVIEKRQNKDSFPALLGTNADQVLTVYDPKVLGPDRVAGIDATVMELDPKDSYRFAYKLWADAKTGLLLRAQTLDSSGQVLEQISFTQLRIGGPAEKASIAAGIRNTTGWTLVRPPVEPVDMEAQGWQMTPPVAGFKKIRELRRPMAARDAGDPPIPVDQAVFSDGLSAISIFIEPAEKNSRKEGTGSSGATHVLVKRYGDYWITLLGEVPQTTLQQFASAIEYKAPK
- a CDS encoding DegQ family serine endoprotease, with translation MTNLSVRKFLAAAAVAVCLPLVPHSASAMPAANLPDFTDLVDKVGPAVVNIRTTTRVTSDNNSSRALPPGMDEGDMSEFFRRFFGIPLPQPGTPRGGNGGGGGGNSDNGGGSGGSDSPDNADAEQNSGVGSGFILSADGYVMTNAHVIDDADNIYVTLTDKREFKAKLIGVDDRTDVAVVKITANNLPTVTIGDSNKVRVGEWVVAIGSPFGLDNTVTAGIVSAKGRDTGDYLPFIQTDVAVNPGNSGGPLINMQGEVIGINSQIYSRTGGFMGISFAIPIDEAMRVADQLKATGKVTRGRIAVAIGEVTKDVADSLGLPKSQGALVSSVEPGGPADKAGVQPGDIILKFNGQPVDTATDLPRMVGDTKPGTKATITVWRKGQVRDLPITVVEMQSDKTAKADQGKKSPSPKERASNVLGIAVVDIPADQQKALKLRNGGVQVDVVDGPAARVGLQKGDIILRVGDTDISSAKQFDDVTARLDPQKMVAVLVRRGDNTQFVPIRPRTPAQK
- the lepA gene encoding translation elongation factor 4, yielding MDHIRNFSIIAHIDHGKSTLADRIIQICGGLSDREMESQVLDSMDLERERGITIKAQTAALSYRARDGKVYNLNLIDTPGHVDFSYEVSRSLSACEGALLVVDASQGVEAQTVANCYTAIELGVEVVPVLNKIDLPAANPENAIEEIEDVIGIDASDATRCSAKTGQGVEDVLEALIAKVPPPKGDPEAPLQALIIDSWFDNYVGVVMLVRIVNGTLRPKDKIKMMATGAQYPVEHIGVFTPKSKDLETLSAGQVGFIIAGIKELTAAKVGDTVTLANKPASEPLPGFKEVKPQVFAGLYPVEANQYDALRESLEKLKLNDASLQYEPEVSQALGFGFRCGFLGLLHMEIVQERLEREFDMDLITTAPTVVYEVVQRDGSLIRVENPAKMPEPPKIEEIREPIVTVNLYMPQDYVGSVITLCTQKRGSQINMQYHGRQVQLTYEIPMAEIVLDFFDRLKSVSRGYASMDYEFKEYRASDVVKVDMLINGDKVDALSVIVHRSQSQYRGREVAAKMREIIPRQMYDVAIQATIGAHIIARENIKALRKNVLAKCYGGDITRKKKLLEKQKEGKKRMKQVGSVEIPQEAFLAILRVEDK
- a CDS encoding sigma-E factor negative regulatory protein, yielding MSEESGEHHAIGGESLARYDLSAFVDGESLGEVEGFGSHFSELNGEDRTAWSSYHLIGDALRSDDLAVSPATSSAFLAGFAARLEAEPHVLAPAALPASKKPLSALRRRVVPVFAVAAAAATLTWIVVPQLQRVDGTTGGVQMASAGSDGVQRVAMASVPTGATRPAQDMNIIRDASLDQYLEAHQQFAQQPVVPGSMPLIRAAAVTTQGQ